The DNA segment TCCAGATCGTCACCCTCGTCGTTCTCGGCGTCCTCGCCCTCGGAGGGACCGTCGGTATCCCAGCCGGCATAACCGACGAGGAGGATGCACGCCATCAGCGTCAGTACCACGATCGTCCGGCCACGGGAGATCTCACCAGGTAACACGTGTCTCAATCCTCTGAGTTCGCGTGGAAGACATATTTGATTCGTTATTCAATCGTCTGCACGAAACACCGAGGTGACAGGTCGCACGATGGTCGCCACGAACTCCGTACCGGATCGGTCGGACCTACAGACACTCCGACTATTACTCGATTGCAAACGAGATTCCATCAACTGTATTTCCTTCCGGAATATATAATACGGTTCCGGAACCCCTCTAACGGGAATCCAATGGAATCCACAGAGGACGCTTCGTCGGACGCACAGTCGCCGACGCCTGGTCCGAGTCACCCGGTCTCCAGACGCGATGTCGTCATCGGGAGCGGTGTCGCAGCGGGAATGCTGTCCATCGGGGTCAGCCCTACAAGGGCGGACGACTCCGAGGACGGCTCGGACGGTGTCGATACGAGATGTCTCGTTACCGTCACCGTGACCGGACTGGAGGCGGAGGGCCCGATGAGCGACGTTCACGTGACCCTCGGCACAGAGGAGAAGCTGACCGATGAATCGGGCGTGGTGACGTTCGAGGTGGGGACCGGCGCCTACGAGCTGAGGGTCGAGAAGGATCGATGGGAGTCCGTCTCTGAGACGCTGACGGTCGACGGGACGGAGAAAAAGCTGCAGATCCCCCTTCACATCGACTGGTACGACGACCTGTGTGTCATCGTCCGGGACGCCTCGTGTGGATGCCCGATCAAGAAGGCGACGGTCTCGGTGTCGGGTCACGGGTCGGACCACACCGACAGACGCGGGGTCGTGTTGATGATGCTCGAGGCGCAGTTGGAGTCGACCGAGTACGAACTCACCGTCACCGCGGACGGCTACCGGAAGGAGACGCGGCAGATCACGATACACGGCGACGAGCGGCTCACGGTCGAACTGCTGGCGAAGTAGAGTCCGGAACGGCGCTTTCGTCGCCCCAGTGATTGTTCGGTCGAGCGACCGTCGTCGTCGCGGCGAGTGTAGACTACGAATGGAGCGATCCGTCTCCCGTCTTCTCCGAAGAGCATCACCGACAATGGACGACCGTTCGCTCTCTGGGGATCGAGCCACGGGAGGGATCGCTCGAGCCTTAGAACCAGAGCCCGGTGGGCTGGCCGTTGAACGAGACGTCGACGGGCGAATCGGCGCTGAACCCGGTGATCTCACCTGTGAAGATGAACGAGTCCGGCTCGCGCGTCGTTCGGCCCGCCACCGTCGAGTCGCTGATCTCGTCGTAGGAGTTGATCGTCCCGCCGTACGTGGTCGATTTCTCGACGTCGCCGGCGAACTCGAGTTCATAGTTGGCCGTCTCACCCCGACCTTCGATGGTTATCACCGTTGCGCCGAACTGATTGGGGTTCACCGTTTCGCCGTTGATCGAGACGTCGGGCGAGGCGCTGGCGCTGAGGCTTGTGATCTCGCCGTCGATGACGTAGGAATCCGGCTCGTTGGTTGTCCAGCCCGCGACGATTGTGTCGAGGTCGTCGCCATCGTAGGCGGTGATCTCGTCATTCGGATTGATCGTTCCGCCGTACGCCTCGGACTTCTCGACATCACCGTCGACGGAGAACGTGTAGTACGACCGCGACCCGCCCCCGCTGACCGTGAGGATCGTCTCGCCGCCCCCGAGGTCGACCGGGGCGCCGACGCCCGACTCCCGCGGCGTGTCGGGCGCGGCGAACTGGTTGCCCTCGTCGGTCCAGTTCAGCGTGTAGCCCTCGTCGTCTTGCGGGATGTCGCCCCACCCCGAGAGGTTGAGATTGACCTGGCGCCAGGCGAATCCCTCCTGCGTGTTCCCGCTGTTGTACGGCGGTCGTTCCGGATGCGTGAAGCGGTTGTCCTCGATCCAGACGCCCTCCCACGGCACACCCCGAATCGCGATCGTGTTGACCGGACCACCGTCGATGTTCGTCTCGTAGGTGAAGGTGTTGTTCCGTATCACCATCTCACCGCCGGCACGGAGGTCGTAGTTCGGATCGTCCTGATCGTCGCCGACCCGCGCGCTCGCGTCGTTCTCTTCGAGACAGTGCATATCGATGCTGTGGGACTGGTGCTGAGGTCCGAAGACGTTGTTCTCGACGACGTAGCCCGAGTTCCACCAACCGTAACCGGAGATCGAGCGGCGCACCTCGTCGAAGTAGTTGTCGTGGATCTCCCCGAATCCGCGCCAGATGGCCACGCCGTAGCCATAGCCGAGTTGATAGGACTGGTGGACGTGGTTGTGGTGGACCTCCGCCTCGGTGATCATCTCTTCGCCCTCTCCCCGTAGATGAATTGCGTTCCACGTCCAACCCCACAGCTCGCAGTTGTCGATCTCCCCGCCCGGACCGCGGAGCATGATTCCGCGCGCGAGGTTGTCGGCGTAGTCCCAGCGGGTGAACTCCTCGTCGTAACGCGCCCCGCGGATCCGGAGGCCGGTCACGCGTGGGCTCCCGAACGAGTAGAACAGCGTGTACGGCCGGCTCCCGTAGTAGCCCCGGCTGTCCGTGTAGATGAGCGCACCGTCCTGACCGTCCCACCCACGATACGAGACGAGAGTCTTCGAGCCGAGGTCGGTCATGTTGACGCCGGTGAGGTCGATCACCGCGTCGTTCGCGATCGCGATGACGTCGCTGGAGCCGTCGAGCGCCTCGAGCAGCCCATCGGCGGTCGATACCTCGACGTCGGCCTCCGAGGGGTGAAGCTTCCCCGCCGACTCGCTGTACGCTGGTCCTCCACCGATCGGCGAGAACTCCAGGGCGTCGAGGATTCCTGAACTCGAGTAGCTCATCGCGTAGACCCCTCGCCGTCCCGTCGAATCGTCTTCCAGTACGAGGCGTCACCGCTCTTCACTGGCGCCGACATCGTCGCTTCGCTAGTAGTCATCGCCTGTTCATACCGAGATCAAGTATATTATCCTTATTATTATGGTTTGTTATATGGCAATTCAACCCCTATGATTAGTACTGCGTCAAGCATGTTGGCCCGGTCCGCTCGCTGATCGGGGGCCGAGACGGCGTTACGACGAGGACGGGGCAGAGGACGCCTCCGCCGTCGTCCACTCTCTGGTGAGGCCGTTGTCCGGGTGGAGTGCGAGGAGGTTCAGTCCTCTCCCCTCGATGAGCCTCGCCGTCTCCGCGGGAATCGATGGCGTCGTGACGATCACGATCCCGGTGGCGTCCGCGTGCTCGGCCGCCGTTCGGAGGTGATCGAGGTCAGCCGTGGACGGGTCGCCGTGGACATCAGCCACAACCCGCGTATCCAGCAACGGCTCTTCGGCGCGGACGTGAACCGGGTACTCGCCGTCGTCGCCCGCGACCGCGACGTCCACCGCCGTTTCGAATCCACGATTCTCGAGTCGTTCCACGAGTAATTCCCGGGCCCTGATCTGCGTTTCGTACCACTCCTGCCCTCGAGCGGTCAGCGAGTACTCGTAGAGCGTCCGTTCGGCCACTCGCATCGGCGCATACGTGTTGCGACACTCACGACACTGCATTCGATCGTCGGGATCGGCGAACTCGGCCTCGCACTCTCGACAGATGTTCCGTTGGTTGTACTCCAGGTTGGTGCCGTCGACGGCGAGTCCGCAGGTCGGACAGTGCCGGCTCCCGTCGGACCGTTCGAACTCCTTCGGCGGACTCGCATGGGTACAGTCGGCGTGTCGGACCACCGTTCGACCGATCGTGTGCGTGCTTCCACACCGAGGACACGCCCCAATGTACTTCAGATCGGTGCTGGTACAGCCGGGACAGACGTAGGACTTGGTCGTGTACCGCTTGTTCAGGACTCCGGCATCGGCGAGGTCGTCGAGCGTGCTGGTCGTGGGACGATCCCGGTCGTCCAACATCGACGCGGCGGCCGGGTACTCGACGACGCCGTCCCGAATTCGGGGCTCAAACGACGCGTCCGGCTGGTCGTAGAGCCTTGAGACGAGACGGACCTCTCCGGCGGAAGCCATGTCGTCTCCGGCTTCGAACCTATACTATATCAAATTACTCCAATGCCAGCAAGAGCACACAGCGGGACAGTCCGTGCTGCGGCTAACTGGCGGACGAACACGGCCGAGACATCGGCCATCGCGACATTGTCGCACGATCGTCGGGCAAGTTCTCGACGGCGATCGACTCTCGTCCGATCGCGGATTTGCAAAAACCGTCGTGAAGACGAGATGAATAGTAACGACTACGTAGATTCTTATGGTTGAATACGTATGACTTGCTATGGTTAGAGCTGACGCGCTGCGGCTGCTCTCGGCGTTGAGCGACGGCTCGCTCGCGGGTGTCGAACCGACGATCGACGAGGAGGGACGGGTCGAGTATACCGAGGCTCAGCACTACCTCGAGTTCCACGGAGCGTCCCCCCGGGAGACGCTTGATTCGCTGGCCGGGGTGGGGCTGCTCGAGAAGGAGTACACCTCAAAGACGTACGTCTGTCCCTCCTGCCGGACGGGGGGCCTGCAGTTCATCACGGCGTGTCCGTACTGTGAGTCGACCCACACCGACCGGCCCGCGTTCTTCGAGCACGATTCATGTGGTTACGTCGGCCCGTCGACGGAGTTCGAGGAAAACGACCTATCGGACGAACACCGCTGTCCGAACTGCGACGCGCGATTCGACTCCTCGGAGCTGACGATCGAGCGAAAACACCGCTGTCAGGAGTGCGAGGAGCGGTTCGACACGCCCGCCCACCGGCTCTGGTGTCGGGACTGTCTCCACCTCTGTCCGCCCGAGGAGGCGATCGAGAATACCCTTTACGACTACCGACTCTCCGACGACGGCGAACGATGGTGTTCGTCCCAGATCGACGCCAGAGACCTGCTGGCCGACGAGTTCGAATCGCGCGGATTCGAGGTCGAGGTCGATATCACCGTGCGTGACGGCGAGAAAGCGTATCCGGTCCACCTCCGGGCCCAGGACGCGCTCCTCGATCAGCAGCTCGTCGCCGACGTCCACTCCGGCGTGGACGCGGGGGACGTCCGCTACATCGACCTAGTCGCTCAGCGACTCGAGGCCCGACCGCTGGTGCTCTCGGTCGACGACGACCCCTCGACGGAGCTGCTGCGAACGGCGACCGAGCAGGGAGTGACGATTCTCCGACTCGAACGGGACGACTCGATAACGCGTCCGTCGGCGGTCGAGGTCGAGACCGAGTCCGGGTCGAACCTCGTAAAGCGCGTTACGTCGGCGTTCGACCTGTCGTCCTGGAAGCGGACCTCCTGAGAGGCCTTCGCTCGGCACCAGTCTCGCTGCTGGTCGAACCGAGGGGCCGGGTGCCTCGGTCAAGGCCGGCGACGTGGTGTCCTCGCACGCCGGCGTCGTCCGAAGCTGGCGGCCGAACGATCCCGTCGGTTCGATCAGTCCTCTTCGTCCTCCTCCTCGCCGCGGCCGAGGACGACCGAGTTCTCGACGAGCGTCTTGTGGCCGCGTCGGAGCCGCTCGGAGAGCGCCTGGTGGGAGACGTCGAGCTCCTCGGCGAAGTCGCTAAGCGAGACGCCGCGGGGAACGTCGTAGTACCCCCGTTCGTAGGCCGCGGTGATGGTCTCCTCCTGTTCGTTGGTGAGGCCGAACCGGCCCTGCCGCCCATCGTCGACGTTGTAGATCCGCTGGACGTCGAGCGAGAGGCCGTTCTCCCGGCAGAAGTCGTAGGCCCGCGAGAGCGAGTCTCGATCGGGGAACAACACCCGGAGGAACCAGCCGCTTCGGTTCCCCTCCGCGACGAGAATCGTCCCCTCCTCCTCGATGAGGATGTGAACGAGCGTCTGGATCGAGTCGAGCCAGTGCATCTGGTAGAGGACGGCGTCGTCCGGCCGGGCGATTCGATCGATCTCGTCGACGCTCGGATCCTCCTCTAGCGTCGATTCGAGTTCGTCCGAGTCGGCGCCCGTCGCCCAGATGTACGGCATGATCTCCTCGGGATCGTGGGCGACGATCCGTTCGATCTCGAAGTCGACGTCGAGGGTGTCGAGCGTATGTTGGAGGACGAACTCGTCCGCGGGGATGTGGAGTTCGGCGATGGTCGCCATGGAACCGGTAGCACGCCGAGACGGTTATACCGTCGCCTCCCCCCGTCCTCATCGGTTCGCGACGCGCCGGCGCGCGAGGAGTCGGAACGGGAGCGGCGCTCTGCGGTCATCGGCGTTCGACCGCTGAGAGGAAGAAACGAGAAGGACGCTTCACCGGTGGCGGTTCATCGAGAGAAGGGGTTCGGCGAGCGCAATGGCGCTCGCGGAATGTCCCAGTCCCGTCGAGGGTGAGGACGCGGATCCCGATCTCGAGGAGACCGACGGGGTCAGTCCTCCGGCCGTCTTCCGGTCGGCGCTGCGCTGCCGGGCATCACATCGCTGTTCGTGACGGTCATGAACGGCGAGAGACGGAGCATGCCGAGGCCGAGCACCACCGGGGTACGATGAACCAGGAGCCGAGGACCGATATCGCGAGACGGCGCCGAGTATCACGACGCCGACCGCAGCACCTTCGAGGCGCGGCCGATAGTCAAGTCACACGCCGGACAGCGCTTCGCGTCTCCCGGCGCCGGCCGTCCACACCGTTGGCACTCCCCCGTTTCCCTCCCGCACCGTTCTCCTCGCGTTCTCCCGTGTCGTCTCGTGGCGCCACGGTCTGCGTACCGCGTTGACACACGAATAGCGTGCTTCGATCCTCCATCTGGACTCGGCCCTCCACCGAAAGGGTAGGTGAGGGCCGATCCGTCGAACGCGCCGACACGCGAGAAGTCGTCTCGCGACCTCCGATCGGCGGGAGACGGTGGAGTTTATACCTGTTTCGTAGCTCGGCCTCAGAGATCCCTTTTCGAGGATACTCATTTATTTCTATTGATAAAATTAATGTATATATGGGATTGCAAGCTTAGACCTTATGCTATCATGGGACCAGAGCCGGGACGAGACCGATCACATGAGCACGGGCAACTATCTGGAGCAGCCAGTAAGACATACGAAGGAACTCGTCCGCCAGTACGGCCTCGGATTGTTGTTCGCCACCAACATCTTCGGTGCGGGGTCGGTGTTCATCCTCTCCGAGGCAGGCGCCAACTTCGGTTTCGGGCTGTTGTGGGTGCTACCGGTGACGCTGTTCGTGGGGCTCGGAATGCACGAGATGTCGGCGCGCCTCGCCGCCGACGATCGCCCGCTGATGGCCTACATCAAGGACGTCATCGGCGAGACCGCGGCCAAACCGTTCGCGATCGGGCTCTCGTTCATCATGCACTTCTGGAGCGTGGCCAACTACTCGATCGCCGGCGCCGTGGTCGTCTATCTCACGCCGCTCGCGAACCTCTACGTCGGCATCATCCTCACCGCCGCGCTCGGGGTCGCGCTCGTCGAGCTTCGGCTCTACAACCGAATCGAGGGAGTGATCGCGGCGCTCGCGCTGGCGATCTTCGCCTCGTATCTCGTCATCGTGCTCGGGCTCGACCTTCCGCTGGAGTCGATCGCCCAGGGTTTCGTTCCTCAGATCGTCTCCGACTTCGGGTATCTCACGATGATCATCGCGCTGATGGGGACCACCGTCTACTACCCCAACTTCTTCATCCAGACGAGCATGGCGAAGACGAAGGACTGGGAACTGGTGTCGCGCTACCGGCGTGATCACACGGTCGGGCTCGTGACGGTGATCGTGCTGAGCGTCGCGGTGATGACGGTCGCGGCGATGACGATCCCCGAGGGACAGGTCACCCTGACGGCCCCTGGAGAACCGCTCGCGGCAGCGCTCGGCCCGTGGGCGCTCGACGTGTTCCTCATCGGGGCGGGCGCCGCCTCGTTCACCAGCGCAACCGGCACGCTGTTCGGCGCGGGGTTCATCGTTCCTCAGGCGTACGGCCACAAGACCCGGTTCGGCGACTACCGGTTCCGCGGCGTCGTCAACTCGCTGATCATCCTCTCGGTGCTGCTGGCGCTGCCGATCCTCGCGTTCACCGACTTCACGCCGGTCACGCTCGCGATCACGATGCCGGCGGTCAACGGCGTGATCGGCCTGCCGATCACGGCGGTCGCGCTGTACGCGGCGGTCTCGCGGTACTTCGACGTCACGCGACTCGAAAAGGCCGTGTTCCTCGCCGTCGTGGTCCTGATGTTCGTCAGTTCGGCGCTGACCGCGGAGTCGCTGGCCCAGACGATCATGGGTCTGCTCTAGACCGTTCCGCCGGTCCGCGCACGACGTCTCCGATCGATTAAGGACGGACGATCAGCTTGCCGACCGTGTCGTCCTCCTGCATCGCGGCGAACGCCGCGGCGGTCTCCTCGAGGTCGAACTCGCCGTCCACGACGGGCTCGAGGGCGCCATCCGCGGTCATCTCCACCAGCCGTTCGAGATCCGGCTGCGTGCCCATCGTACTCCCGATCACGTGGTGGTGGGAGAGAAAGACCGAACTCACGTCGATCTCCCCCACGTCGCCCGCCGTGCGTCCGCAGACGACCATCCGGCCGCCGCGTTCGAGCGTCCGCAGCCCGGCCTTCAGGTATCCGCCGCCGCCGAGGTGATTGAGCACCGCGGTCGTCTCGCCGACCTCCAGGACCTCGTCGGCCATCTCTTCGGGGTCGTCGCTCTCGATCGTGTGGTCGGCGCCGAGGGCGGCGACGCGCTCGAGCCTCTCGGCCGATCGGGAGCTTCCGACCGAACGCGCGCCGAGGACGCCCAACAGCTGGATCGCGGCGACGCCGACGCCGCCGGTCGCGCCGGGAACGAGCACTCGATCACCGGGGCCGATCCCTGCCCGACGGATCATGTGCCACGCCGTCACGTACGCCGTCGGCAGCGCCGCCGCGGCGGCCGGCCCGACGCCGTCGGGCAGGCGAACGAGCCGGTCGGCCGACACCAGCGCCTCCTCCGCGAGCCCGCCGTGATAGAGTGAGAACTCGACACATCGGTTCTCGGGGCCCTCTCGACAGTAGCGACACGTCCCACAGCTCTGGTTCGGACAGAGCACCACCCGATCGCCCGGGTCGACGTCACAGTCCTCGCCGACGCGCTCGACGACGCCGGCGACGTCCAGCCCCGAGACGAACGGGAGGTCGGCCGCATCGACCATCGCCGAGTCCCCCTGGAGGATCCAGAGGTCGTGGCGGTTGATCGCGCACGCCTCGACGTCGACGACCGCCTGACTGGGCTCCGGTCGGGGGTCGTCGCGCTCCTCGATCGAGACGCCGTCCGGACCGATCAGTTCGCTGAACGCGGCTACGCGCATGCACGGGTCCTCGGATCGTCGGGCCATAGTTCCTCGCCCCGGTGGCCGGAAGCGCCTCGCTCGAACCGCCCCGGGGAACTCACTGTGCGACGGTTCTACTCCCGGAGGCGACCCGCGGCGACGATCGCGCCGGCGCCGACCAGCGCCGCCAGCCCCGCGGCGACGAACGCCGGCGTGTAGCTGCCGATCGCGTCGTGGCCGGCGCCCGCGACGTACGGAGAGGCGAGCCCCGCGATCCCCAGTGACGTCGAGAGCAGACCGAACACGGCGTTGATGTTCTCCCGACCGAACAGGTCGGCCGTCAGCGGCGCGAGCAGCGCGCCGTTGCCCCCGTAGGCGAAGCCGTAGACGACCGCGAACGCGAACAGCGGTATCGCCGCGTCGAGCGCGGGGAGCACGAGGGTCGCCGCGCCCATGACCGCTGAACAGGCGGCGAACGTCCGCACGCGACCGAGTCGGTCGGCGGCGTGGCCGACGGTGACCCGCCCGACGACGCTCGTCCCGCCGACGAGCGCGATCGCCGTCGCGCCGACCGTCCGCGAGAGCCCCAGGTCGAGGACGTGGACGACGAGGTGGGCGAGCACGACGTAGAGCGTGGTGTAGATCAGCAGCCAGCCACAGAACAGCGCGAGGAACGCCGGCGAGCGGGCGATCGCCACGACGTCCGCGAACTGCTCTCCCAGAGCGGTCCGCTCGTTCGCGTGGAAACCGCCGTCGAACTCCCGTTCGGGGACCTCCTCGGGTTCGGGTTCGTCACGGATCGCGCCGATCATCGCGCATAGCAGCACGACGACGCCGGCGGCCATCACCAGCAGCGCCGACCGCCAGCCGAATCGTACGATCAGCGCGTCCGCGGCGGGTGCGACGACGAGCATGCCGGCGCCCAGACCGGCCGACGCCAGGCCGCCGGCGAGTCCCTGTCTGCGGTCGAACCACCGGGGAACGGTCGCGTAGGAGACGACGAAGACGACGCTCAGCCCGAGTCCCGTAACGACGCCGTAGGCGACGACGAGCACGGCGAGCGACTCCGCACGGCTGGTCCAGACCAGCCCGAACGAGAGGACGGCCGCCCCGACCGCGAGCATTCGGCGAGTGCCGTAGCGGTCGATCAACACGCCGATCCCGACGGCGCCGAGATACAGCATCAGCGACTGGACGCCGAAGGCGATCGACGTCGTGCCACGCGAGCGGCCGAACTCCGCGAGCATCCGCTCGAAGAAGACGCCGAAGGAATAGGAGAGTCCGAAGACGACGAACGAGCCGAGGAAACACGCCCCGACGACGACCCAGCCGTAGTAGGTCCGGCCCTCGTGAACCATCGATCGTCACTGCAGAACGCTCGTCCATAGTTCGACCGCTCTCCCGTCGATCCGCAGTCGTCAGCGATCGTCGTCGAGCGCGCGGCCCGCCGCCGCGATCCCGGCCTCGGGGTCGACGTCCGCGCCCGCCGCGGAGAGCGCCGAGCCGAACGCCGAGACGAACCCGAGCGCCTTCGCCGGCCGTGCGGAGTGGCCCATGCAGCCGACGCGGAAGACCTCGCCCTCGAGGGCGCCGAGCCCGCTGACGATCTCGATACCGTGTTCCGCGAGCAGCCGGTCGACGACGGCGCCGTCGTCGACCGCCGACGGGACGCGAACGGGGTTGAGCGTCGGCAGCCAGTGCTCCTCGGCGACGTTCAGCCCGACGCCCATCGCCTCGACGCCGGCCACGAGCGCGCCGGCAACGCGCTCGTGGCGCTCCCACGTCGACTCGAGACCCTCCTCGACGACCATGCGAAGCGCCTCGCGCAGCGCGTACGTCGTCGAGACCGGGCCCGTGTGGTGGTAGCTGGGGTCGTCACCCCAGTACTCCCAGACCCCCTCCAGGTCGAGATACCACGACCGGACCGGCTCCTCCCGCGAGCGAACCTTCTCCATCGCGCGGTCGTTCAACGTGATGGGGCTCGCGCCCGGCGGCGCCGAGAGGCACTTCTGGGAGCCCGAGTAGACGACGTCGACCTCCCACTCGTCGGTGTGGAACTCGACGCCGCCGAGCGACGCCACCGTGTCGGCGATCGCGTAGGCGTCGTTCGCGTGGGCGATGCGGGTCAGCTCGGGGACGTCCGTCTGGCGGACGCCCGTGCTCGTCTCGCCGTGGACGAACCCGAAGACGGTCGGGGAGTGTTCGTCGAACGCCCGCTCGACGGCCGCCGGATCGAGCGGCTCGCCCCACGGCGCGTCGACGGTGACGACGTCACCGCCCGCGCGGGCGGCGATCTCCCCCATCCGTTCGCCGAAGTAGCCGTTCGACGGGACCAGAACGGTCTCGCCGGGCTCGACGAGGTTCGCGAACGCGGTCTCCATCGCGGCCGATCCCGTGCCGCTGACCGCGAGCGTGTGTTCGTTCTCCGTCCGGAACAGGTACCGAAGCGCCTCCGTCGCGTCGTTCATCATCTCGACGTAGAACCCGTCGAGGTAGCCGACCAGCGGCGTCGCCATCGCGCGGAGCACGCGCGGGTGGACGTCGCTGGGTCCGGGACCCATCAGCGTCCTGTCGGGCGGTACGAGTTCGCCGATCTCCGGAGCGTCGTCCATACCGTAGAGACCCCGAAGAAGGTCAAAAAGGCCCCGCTTCGACTGCCGGGTCACGGATGTCCCGACCGTCGAGGACGCGGTGCTCTCCGAACGAGCGATGGCGTGATGTGCAGGAAGGTGGAACGTGTAAATCGGTCCGATCCGCCTTTTCGGGACTTAGAACTGCTCCTCGCTCATATCGACCGGCTCGAACAGCTCCTCGAATTCCTCGGGGAGCTGTTCGCGCGCGTTATCGAGCTCGCCGCCGCTGACCGCCTCGCCCAGCGTCGTCGTCACGGCCTGTGCGTGGAGCCCGCCGTCGATCGTCGCCTCCTCGATCCGGTCGCGCTCTCGCTCCTCGACCCGCTCGACGAACTCGTCGACCGGGAACTCCTCGGCCTCGGGCCGCTCGTCGTTCGGATCCGTCAGGGCGTTCTCGAGGGTCGCCGGGAGCTGGGAGGCGATGTCCTCGGCCTCGCCGCGCGTGATCCGTTCGCCGAGCGTCCGGAGCGTAGCGGTCGTGGCCGCGTAGGCGTCGTCGTCCGATTCGATGTTCGCGTGTCGCTGCACCGTGAAAACGAACTCCTCTTCCTGCATGGTCGACGGTGACTGCTTGAGGGAGTTCAACCCCACGCCTGCATTCGTCGGCCGTCGTCGACCCGGTCCGGCCCGAATCCTCGCTACAGTAGCGTCTCCGCGCGTTCGACGTCCGCGGGCGTGTTGACGTTGACCCGCCAGCCGTCGAGTTCGATCGTCTCGATCCGTGTCCCCTCCTCGACGAGCAGCGTCAACGCGTCCGGGAGCTCGTACTCGTCGCGTCCCGAGGATTCGATCCGTCGACACGCCTCGATCGTCTCCGGGGGGAGGGCGGCGAACCCCGTGGTGACGAGCCGCGACGGCGGGTTCTCCGGCTTCTCGACGATCGATCGGACGGTGCCCTCCGCCGAGAGATCGATCACGCCCGTGTGGCGCGCCTCCGCCTCGGAGACCTCGTCGACCAGCAGGACACCGTCGACGTCGTCACGACGGAAGCGTTCGACGACCTCCTCGAGGTTGCCCCGGAGGACGTTGTCGCCGTTCATGACGAGGAAGGGGCCGTCGACGTGGGATTCGGCCTGCGCGATGGCGTGAGCGAGGCCCCGTTGCTCGGCCTGTTCGGCGTAGCTGATCGGCGTTCCCTCGAACGCCTCGCCGTAGTGTTCGCGGATCGCCTCGCTCTCGTAGCCGACGACGACGATCAACTCGTCGACGCCGAGCTCGACGAGCTGTTCGAAACAGTGGGTGAGGATCGGTTTCCCGGCGACCTCGATCAGCGCCTTCGGCGTCTCGTCGGTGAGCGGCCGCAGACGGGTCCCCTCTCCCGCGGCCGGAACGACCGCCTGCATCTACCAGGTCAACCCCTCGTACGTGATCCCCTCGCGGGGCTCGACGATCCGTCGACCGTCGATCACGACCGGCTCCTCCATCGTCCCGAACTCGTCGTCGAGGGCGGCGAACTCGTCCCAGTCGGTGACGACGAGGACGCCGTGAGCCCCGTCGAGGGCGGCCGCCGCGCTCTCCGCGTACTCCACGTCGGGGAACAGCTCGCGCATCCGTTCGGTCGCGACGGGGTCGTACGCCACCACGTCGGCCCCGCGTCGCTCGAGGCCCTCGATCGCCGGGATCGCCCGCGAGTTGCGGACGTCGTCGGTGCCGGGCTTGAACG comes from the Halalkalicoccus sp. CG83 genome and includes:
- a CDS encoding MFS transporter; the protein is MVHEGRTYYGWVVVGACFLGSFVVFGLSYSFGVFFERMLAEFGRSRGTTSIAFGVQSLMLYLGAVGIGVLIDRYGTRRMLAVGAAVLSFGLVWTSRAESLAVLVVAYGVVTGLGLSVVFVVSYATVPRWFDRRQGLAGGLASAGLGAGMLVVAPAADALIVRFGWRSALLVMAAGVVVLLCAMIGAIRDEPEPEEVPEREFDGGFHANERTALGEQFADVVAIARSPAFLALFCGWLLIYTTLYVVLAHLVVHVLDLGLSRTVGATAIALVGGTSVVGRVTVGHAADRLGRVRTFAACSAVMGAATLVLPALDAAIPLFAFAVVYGFAYGGNGALLAPLTADLFGRENINAVFGLLSTSLGIAGLASPYVAGAGHDAIGSYTPAFVAAGLAALVGAGAIVAAGRLRE
- a CDS encoding pyridoxal-phosphate-dependent aminotransferase family protein, translated to MDDAPEIGELVPPDRTLMGPGPSDVHPRVLRAMATPLVGYLDGFYVEMMNDATEALRYLFRTENEHTLAVSGTGSAAMETAFANLVEPGETVLVPSNGYFGERMGEIAARAGGDVVTVDAPWGEPLDPAAVERAFDEHSPTVFGFVHGETSTGVRQTDVPELTRIAHANDAYAIADTVASLGGVEFHTDEWEVDVVYSGSQKCLSAPPGASPITLNDRAMEKVRSREEPVRSWYLDLEGVWEYWGDDPSYHHTGPVSTTYALREALRMVVEEGLESTWERHERVAGALVAGVEAMGVGLNVAEEHWLPTLNPVRVPSAVDDGAVVDRLLAEHGIEIVSGLGALEGEVFRVGCMGHSARPAKALGFVSAFGSALSAAGADVDPEAGIAAAGRALDDDR
- a CDS encoding DUF2267 domain-containing protein gives rise to the protein MQEEEFVFTVQRHANIESDDDAYAATTATLRTLGERITRGEAEDIASQLPATLENALTDPNDERPEAEEFPVDEFVERVEERERDRIEEATIDGGLHAQAVTTTLGEAVSGGELDNAREQLPEEFEELFEPVDMSEEQF
- a CDS encoding sugar phosphate nucleotidyltransferase; translation: MQAVVPAAGEGTRLRPLTDETPKALIEVAGKPILTHCFEQLVELGVDELIVVVGYESEAIREHYGEAFEGTPISYAEQAEQRGLAHAIAQAESHVDGPFLVMNGDNVLRGNLEEVVERFRRDDVDGVLLVDEVSEAEARHTGVIDLSAEGTVRSIVEKPENPPSRLVTTGFAALPPETIEACRRIESSGRDEYELPDALTLLVEEGTRIETIELDGWRVNVNTPADVERAETLL